In one Nitratidesulfovibrio vulgaris str. Hildenborough genomic region, the following are encoded:
- a CDS encoding P-II family nitrogen regulator yields the protein MKEVIAIIRPNRINATKKAMVEAGLPAFTGARCMGRGRKPVEFELLKHLEGSGEDTADVLPALAQGGRLIQKRMLTIVVPDERVSAVVDVLMKANRTGQPGDGKIFVRPVIDVARIRTGETGATAIDEMKG from the coding sequence ATGAAGGAAGTCATCGCCATCATCCGCCCCAACAGAATCAACGCCACCAAGAAGGCGATGGTCGAGGCCGGGCTGCCCGCCTTCACCGGGGCGCGCTGCATGGGCCGCGGGCGCAAGCCGGTCGAGTTCGAGTTGCTGAAGCACCTTGAGGGCAGCGGCGAAGATACGGCAGACGTGCTGCCCGCCCTCGCACAGGGGGGCAGGCTCATCCAGAAGCGCATGCTCACCATCGTCGTGCCGGACGAACGCGTCAGTGCCGTGGTCGACGTGCTCATGAAGGCCAACCGCACCGGGCAGCCGGGCGACGGCAAGATATTCGTCAGGCCCGTCATCGACGTGGCCCGCATCCGCACCGGAGAGACCGGGGCCACCGCCATCGACGAGATGAAAGGCTAG
- a CDS encoding P-II family nitrogen regulator produces the protein MIMIKAIVRPEKSSTVMQALFEAGYPAVTKLEVAGRGKQRGLKFGEVVYDELPKEMLITVVPDADREYVLKAIMESARTGTKGSFGDGKIFVTPVEEVYTISSGVRES, from the coding sequence ATGATCATGATCAAGGCCATCGTACGACCCGAGAAGAGTTCCACCGTCATGCAGGCACTGTTCGAAGCGGGCTACCCCGCCGTCACCAAGCTTGAGGTGGCAGGACGCGGCAAGCAGCGCGGCCTGAAGTTCGGCGAGGTCGTCTACGACGAACTGCCCAAGGAGATGCTCATCACCGTAGTGCCCGACGCCGACCGCGAATACGTGCTCAAGGCCATCATGGAGAGCGCGCGCACGGGCACCAAAGGCTCGTTCGGTGACGGCAAGATCTTCGTCACCCCGGTTGAAGAGGTCTACACCATCAGTTCCGGCGTACGCGAAAGCTAG
- the nifH gene encoding nitrogenase iron protein produces the protein MRKVAIYGKGGIGKSTTTQNTVAGLVDALGRKVMVVGCDPKADSTRLLLGGLAQKSVLDTLRDEGEDVELDDIRKGGFGGTMCVESGGPEPGVGCAGRGIITSINMLESLGAYEEDQNLDYVFYDVLGDVVCGGFAMPIRDGKAEEIYIVCSGEMMAMYAANNICKGIMKYAQSGVVRLGGLICNSRNVDNEREMIEELARRLGTQMIYFVPRDNMVQRAEINRQTVIEYAPDHQQADHYRNLARAIDGNEMFVIPKPLQVEDLESLLMEYGLLEAS, from the coding sequence ATGAGAAAGGTAGCCATCTACGGCAAGGGCGGCATCGGCAAATCCACCACCACGCAGAACACGGTGGCAGGTCTCGTGGACGCCCTCGGACGCAAGGTCATGGTCGTGGGGTGCGACCCCAAGGCCGACTCCACCCGCCTGCTGCTGGGCGGCCTCGCCCAGAAGTCGGTACTCGACACCCTGCGCGACGAGGGCGAGGACGTCGAACTCGACGACATCCGCAAGGGCGGCTTCGGCGGCACCATGTGCGTCGAATCGGGCGGCCCCGAACCGGGCGTGGGCTGTGCGGGTCGCGGCATCATCACCTCCATCAACATGCTCGAATCGCTGGGTGCCTACGAAGAGGACCAGAACCTCGACTACGTCTTCTACGACGTGCTGGGCGACGTGGTGTGCGGCGGCTTCGCCATGCCCATCCGCGACGGCAAGGCCGAGGAGATCTACATCGTCTGCTCCGGCGAGATGATGGCCATGTACGCCGCCAACAACATCTGCAAGGGCATCATGAAGTACGCGCAGTCGGGCGTGGTGCGCCTTGGCGGGCTTATCTGCAACAGCCGTAACGTCGACAACGAACGCGAGATGATCGAGGAGCTTGCCCGCAGGCTGGGCACCCAGATGATCTACTTCGTGCCGCGCGACAACATGGTGCAGCGCGCCGAGATCAACCGCCAGACGGTCATCGAGTACGCCCCCGACCACCAGCAGGCCGACCACTACCGCAACCTCGCCCGCGCCATCGACGGCAACGAGATGTTCGTCATCCCCAAGCCGCTTCAGGTCGAAGACCTTGAGAGCCTGCTCATGGAATACGGGCTGCTCGAAGCGTCGTAG
- a CDS encoding LeuA family protein, with product MLIDSTLREGAQAYGVYFDAADRESILQGVAASGVTEAEAGWAGQDDLAATLRLGARVAPSLRLAVWCRCCTADLDKAAEAGARRVHIGVPSSDAHMRLRLGMGRDEVLQRVTTVLEHAAHLGFLHVTLGLEDAGRAAPDLLEALARTAARTGAHRLRCSDTVGLLTPDGMVRLVLLARRASALPVAVHCHNDLGLATANALAALDAGADGADVSLLGLGERAGITRAEELAAALVVLRGESYRLDMLRGVCRRLAASLEMRLPPHWAVAGENLFAVESGVHLHGVQRDPALFEPFPPALVGAERRLGVGGKCGSAGVAAMAHSHGLTLQGDALRRHVRAVRDKACSLGRPLTDAEFLCAGR from the coding sequence ATGCTCATCGACTCGACATTGCGCGAAGGGGCACAGGCTTACGGCGTCTATTTCGACGCTGCGGACAGGGAGTCCATCCTTCAGGGGGTGGCGGCATCGGGCGTGACCGAGGCGGAAGCGGGCTGGGCAGGGCAGGACGACCTTGCCGCGACCCTCCGGCTTGGGGCGCGTGTGGCCCCGTCACTGCGGCTTGCGGTCTGGTGCCGCTGCTGCACCGCCGACCTCGACAAGGCAGCGGAAGCGGGGGCGCGGCGGGTACACATCGGCGTGCCGTCGTCGGATGCGCACATGCGGCTGCGTCTGGGCATGGGCCGCGACGAGGTGTTGCAGCGGGTGACCACGGTGCTGGAACACGCGGCGCACCTCGGCTTTCTGCATGTGACGCTGGGGCTGGAGGATGCCGGACGTGCCGCGCCCGACCTTCTCGAAGCACTGGCACGCACGGCGGCGCGCACCGGGGCGCACCGGCTGCGGTGCAGCGACACGGTGGGGCTTCTCACGCCCGACGGCATGGTGCGCCTCGTGCTGCTGGCGCGCCGGGCCTCTGCGCTGCCCGTGGCCGTGCATTGCCACAACGACCTCGGCCTTGCCACCGCCAACGCGCTGGCTGCGCTGGACGCCGGGGCCGATGGTGCCGACGTCTCGCTGCTGGGCCTTGGTGAACGTGCGGGCATCACCCGTGCGGAGGAGTTGGCAGCCGCCCTCGTGGTGCTGCGTGGCGAGTCGTACCGCCTCGACATGCTGCGCGGCGTGTGCCGCAGGCTTGCCGCCTCGCTGGAGATGCGCCTGCCCCCGCACTGGGCGGTTGCGGGCGAGAACCTCTTCGCCGTCGAAAGCGGGGTACACCTGCATGGCGTGCAGCGCGACCCGGCCCTCTTCGAACCCTTTCCGCCTGCGCTGGTGGGGGCCGAGAGACGGCTTGGCGTGGGGGGCAAGTGCGGTTCAGCCGGGGTCGCAGCCATGGCGCACAGCCACGGCCTGACCTTGCAGGGCGATGCCCTGCGCCGTCATGTGCGTGCCGTGCGTGACAAGGCGTGCTCCCTTGGCAGACCCCTCACCGATGCGGAATTCCTCTGCGCCGGGAGGTGA
- a CDS encoding Eco57I restriction-modification methylase domain-containing protein, with protein MEISAAVDALASQGDVETRGAIFTREEVVDFILDLVGYNDDQNLFMKRILEPSFGGGDFIFRIMERLFRSWRSTKPSENVVDVLGDAIRGFEIHRDTFLATHRAVMSRIENEGFSSSTAKCLADRWLSNDDFLLAPHCGKFEFVVGNPPYVRQELIPNLLLKEYRTRYHTMYDRADIYIPFIEHSLSLLTRKGSLGFICSDRWMKNRYGTLLRKLIADRFNLKFYVDMVGTQAFQSSVVAYPAITVISREKQVATRVAQRPCISRAELRSLASELTAKRLLKESVYHVRELSHITKGGEPWLFESADKTALVRRLERSYPTLEEAGCKVGIGVATGADKSFIGRFDDLDVEPDRKLPLVMTQDIASGEVKWRGLGLVNPFNDSGTLVNLQKYPRLSRYLQERKEVLVRRHCAQKNPTKWYKTIDKIVPSLASQEKLLIPDIKGNAHVVYEQGSLYPHHNLYYVISCTWDIRALQAVLLSGVAKLFVEVYSTKMRGGFLRFQAQYLRRIRIPFWEDVSLGLREELIVAAKSRNLEACNAAAYRLYALTGEERAAIEGLG; from the coding sequence GTGGAGATTTCTGCTGCAGTGGATGCCCTGGCTTCACAAGGAGATGTAGAAACTCGCGGAGCGATTTTTACTCGGGAAGAAGTCGTTGACTTTATTCTTGATCTTGTTGGCTATAATGATGATCAAAATCTTTTTATGAAGCGTATTCTCGAACCTTCATTCGGAGGGGGCGACTTTATTTTTCGTATCATGGAAAGGCTTTTTCGTTCTTGGCGTAGTACTAAACCGTCTGAAAATGTAGTAGACGTTCTTGGAGATGCAATTAGAGGCTTTGAGATTCATCGAGACACATTTTTAGCAACTCATAGAGCTGTTATGTCTCGAATTGAGAATGAAGGCTTTTCTTCATCTACTGCAAAGTGTTTAGCTGATCGTTGGCTCTCGAATGACGACTTTCTTCTTGCGCCACACTGTGGAAAATTTGAATTTGTTGTTGGTAATCCTCCATATGTGAGACAAGAGCTAATTCCGAATTTACTACTCAAAGAGTATCGTACTCGTTATCATACTATGTATGATAGGGCTGATATTTATATCCCATTTATCGAGCACTCTTTGTCGTTGCTTACACGGAAGGGAAGCCTTGGTTTTATTTGTTCAGATCGGTGGATGAAGAACAGGTATGGTACTCTCCTGAGAAAATTGATAGCTGACAGGTTTAATTTGAAGTTTTATGTTGATATGGTTGGTACTCAAGCGTTTCAGAGCAGTGTTGTTGCATATCCCGCAATAACTGTGATTAGTCGAGAAAAGCAGGTCGCGACTCGTGTAGCGCAACGTCCCTGTATTAGCAGGGCAGAGCTACGTAGTTTGGCTTCAGAGCTGACGGCAAAGCGTTTGCTAAAAGAATCGGTCTATCACGTACGTGAGCTTTCACACATCACAAAAGGGGGAGAACCATGGCTGTTTGAGTCTGCCGATAAAACGGCTTTAGTCCGTCGTCTTGAGCGGAGTTATCCGACACTTGAGGAAGCAGGCTGTAAGGTTGGGATTGGCGTTGCCACTGGGGCCGACAAGTCCTTTATCGGTAGATTCGACGATCTTGATGTAGAACCCGACAGAAAGCTTCCTCTTGTCATGACCCAGGACATTGCATCCGGTGAGGTTAAATGGCGTGGTCTTGGGCTTGTTAATCCATTCAACGACTCGGGTACTCTTGTTAACCTTCAAAAGTACCCGCGTTTGTCCCGCTATCTGCAAGAGCGGAAAGAGGTACTTGTTCGTCGGCACTGCGCTCAAAAAAACCCAACTAAATGGTATAAGACTATTGATAAGATTGTTCCGTCTTTGGCAAGCCAGGAAAAGTTACTCATTCCAGATATCAAAGGTAATGCTCATGTCGTTTACGAACAAGGTAGCTTGTACCCTCATCACAATTTATACTATGTAATTTCTTGTACATGGGACATCAGAGCTTTGCAGGCTGTGTTGTTGTCAGGAGTCGCCAAGCTTTTTGTTGAAGTATACTCAACAAAAATGCGAGGAGGGTTTTTGCGTTTCCAGGCACAGTATTTGAGGCGAATACGTATTCCATTTTGGGAAGACGTTTCGCTTGGGCTACGTGAAGAACTTATAGTAGCTGCCAAGAGTAGAAATCTTGAGGCATGTAACGCAGCAGCCTATCGGCTTTATGCGTTGACAGGTGAGGAAAGGGCAGCAATCGAGGGGTTAGGCTAA
- a CDS encoding PaeR7I family type II restriction endonuclease, translating into MSLDLVNYERKVCEAVQAFWNNRASAREKQLESGKTDQGERAGVTAGKNMDGFVELVLDIVRANGLAHADIHQNKGLLTLPGFFRPTKLWDLLVISEGQLIAAVEFKSQVGPSFGNNFNNRAEEAIGTAHDFWTAYRDGAFGEQPRPFIGWLMLVEDAPASRAAVQECSPHFPVFLEFKGASYIKRYDILCQKLMHERLYTTASVIASPKNNCRLGQYSSLSPMTNIKTFVTSLAGHIAAEAARLS; encoded by the coding sequence ATGTCATTGGACTTGGTGAATTATGAACGTAAAGTGTGTGAAGCTGTGCAGGCTTTTTGGAATAATCGTGCCTCAGCTCGCGAAAAGCAACTTGAATCTGGGAAGACAGATCAGGGAGAGCGCGCAGGTGTAACTGCAGGCAAGAATATGGATGGCTTTGTCGAGTTGGTACTTGATATTGTACGTGCAAATGGTCTTGCACATGCAGATATTCATCAGAATAAAGGGCTTCTCACGCTTCCTGGTTTTTTCCGGCCGACAAAACTATGGGATCTGTTGGTTATCTCTGAAGGGCAGTTGATAGCTGCTGTTGAGTTTAAAAGTCAAGTTGGACCGTCATTCGGTAATAATTTCAACAACCGAGCAGAAGAAGCCATAGGTACGGCACATGATTTTTGGACGGCGTATAGGGATGGTGCTTTCGGTGAACAGCCCAGACCATTTATCGGGTGGCTTATGTTGGTTGAAGATGCACCAGCGTCCCGTGCAGCTGTTCAGGAGTGTTCTCCCCACTTCCCTGTTTTTCTAGAGTTTAAGGGTGCATCATACATAAAAAGATATGACATCCTTTGCCAAAAGCTTATGCATGAGAGGCTCTATACAACTGCCTCAGTTATAGCATCACCCAAGAATAATTGTCGCTTAGGTCAATATTCCTCTTTGTCTCCTATGACAAATATAAAAACGTTTGTAACGTCTCTTGCTGGCCATATTGCCGCCGAAGCCGCTCGGCTTTCTTAA
- a CDS encoding CAAX prenyl protease-related protein yields MASAARPGSAPHADAPVSGDAAPGSARHPVGTGVTEEAPPDPAHDPAPDPDRPSGPGEPAGLANTAGADTTTGAGKATSAPVAAIAWRVAPFAAYMAFVLVVEAASMLGISSTTLATYGDFAGGLYPVKALCVGLVLAVCLPRCTELRFAKADLRGLPFAIVVGVAVFAAWLALDVPWARMGEPAPFAHEAWGDAGRPALLTIRFIGATLLVPLAEELFWRSFLLRHLQGGDFRTVPLTRFHATSFIAVTILFGLEHNLIVAGMAAGAAYNLVALRTGSVMCCVVAHAVTNGLLGLWVVATGAWTLW; encoded by the coding sequence ATGGCCTCTGCTGCCCGCCCCGGAAGCGCACCCCATGCAGACGCCCCGGTGTCCGGAGACGCCGCCCCCGGCAGCGCGCGTCACCCCGTCGGCACGGGCGTGACCGAAGAAGCCCCACCCGACCCTGCGCACGACCCTGCCCCTGACCCCGACAGGCCCTCCGGTCCCGGCGAACCGGCCGGGCTCGCGAATACCGCAGGGGCTGACACCACCACGGGTGCAGGCAAGGCCACCTCCGCCCCCGTAGCCGCCATCGCGTGGCGGGTGGCGCCCTTCGCGGCGTACATGGCCTTCGTCCTCGTGGTCGAAGCGGCCTCCATGCTCGGCATCTCCTCCACCACGCTTGCCACCTACGGCGACTTCGCAGGCGGGCTGTACCCGGTCAAGGCCCTGTGTGTGGGCCTTGTGCTGGCGGTGTGCCTGCCCCGCTGCACCGAACTCCGGTTCGCGAAGGCCGACCTGCGCGGACTGCCCTTCGCCATCGTGGTGGGGGTGGCCGTCTTCGCGGCATGGCTGGCGCTGGACGTGCCGTGGGCACGCATGGGCGAACCCGCCCCCTTCGCGCACGAGGCATGGGGCGACGCGGGCAGACCCGCCCTGCTCACCATCCGCTTCATCGGGGCGACGCTGCTGGTGCCCCTCGCCGAAGAACTCTTCTGGCGGTCGTTCCTGCTGCGCCACCTTCAGGGCGGCGACTTCCGCACCGTGCCGCTGACGCGGTTCCATGCGACATCGTTCATCGCCGTGACGATACTGTTCGGACTCGAACACAACCTCATCGTGGCGGGCATGGCGGCGGGCGCGGCGTACAACCTCGTGGCCCTGCGCACGGGCAGCGTGATGTGCTGCGTGGTCGCCCACGCCGTCACCAACGGATTGCTCGGCCTGTGGGTCGTCGCCACCGGGGCGTGGACACTCTGGTAG
- a CDS encoding HlyD family secretion protein produces the protein MQPRFIALAAIMGVASVFVLSRSAQAPLPDLMPRTSAAATMEERTKGWVVASGIVEPVTKELVLGFETSGVIDTVFVAEGDKVEKGQPLARLRNGMEKAQLEEAQANAQAARMEFEKLTNGSRPEEKGEALAQERRAFKVYEQYRDEATRRQRLWQQDAISREDLERAQRDMDVARQEYVAATQQLKLVEDMYRREDVAKAGYQLAAADSAVGVARAALERMELRAPVSGTVLRVHGEPGEVFSLFAPSPVISVGDISALNVRAEVDERDIGRIRVGQVAFVRADAYGSEKFNGKVGRVVLSLTPKRLRTGNPSEPVDRSVLEVLIALDAPGPLVSGLRVDAFIDASAVPPAK, from the coding sequence ATGCAGCCACGTTTCATCGCCTTGGCAGCCATCATGGGCGTGGCGTCGGTGTTCGTGCTTTCACGTTCGGCACAGGCCCCCCTGCCCGACCTCATGCCGCGCACCTCTGCCGCGGCGACCATGGAGGAGAGGACAAAGGGCTGGGTCGTGGCCTCCGGCATCGTCGAACCCGTCACCAAGGAACTCGTGCTGGGCTTCGAGACCAGCGGCGTCATCGACACGGTGTTCGTGGCCGAGGGCGACAAGGTCGAGAAGGGGCAGCCCCTCGCACGGCTGCGCAACGGCATGGAGAAGGCCCAGCTTGAAGAGGCACAGGCCAACGCGCAGGCCGCCCGCATGGAGTTCGAGAAGCTCACCAACGGGTCGCGCCCCGAAGAGAAGGGCGAGGCGCTGGCGCAGGAACGCCGGGCCTTCAAGGTCTACGAACAGTACCGCGACGAGGCCACCCGCAGGCAGCGCCTGTGGCAGCAGGACGCCATCTCGCGCGAAGACCTCGAACGGGCACAGCGCGACATGGACGTGGCGCGGCAGGAATACGTGGCCGCCACGCAGCAACTGAAGCTGGTGGAGGACATGTACCGGCGCGAGGACGTGGCCAAGGCGGGCTACCAGCTTGCCGCCGCCGATTCGGCGGTGGGCGTGGCACGCGCCGCGCTGGAGAGGATGGAGTTGCGCGCCCCCGTCTCCGGCACGGTGCTGCGCGTGCATGGCGAACCGGGCGAGGTGTTCTCGCTGTTCGCCCCCTCGCCCGTCATCAGCGTGGGCGACATCTCGGCACTCAACGTGCGGGCCGAGGTGGACGAACGCGACATCGGGCGCATCCGCGTGGGACAGGTCGCCTTCGTGCGCGCCGACGCCTACGGCAGCGAGAAGTTCAACGGCAAGGTGGGGCGCGTGGTGCTGAGCCTCACGCCCAAGCGGTTGCGCACGGGCAACCCCTCCGAACCCGTGGACAGGAGCGTGCTCGAAGTGCTCATCGCCCTCGACGCACCCGGCCCGCTGGTCAGCGGCCTGCGGGTGGACGCCTTCATCGACGCCTCGGCTGTGCCCCCCGCCAAGTGA
- a CDS encoding ABC transporter ATP-binding protein yields MEARTLLEVHGVSMVFGAGENAQYALRDVHLSVRDGEVLMLRGPSGSGKTTLLSIMGGILSPTEGTLTVDGTPMTGLSAEARSALRLKHFGFIFQDYNLFPTLTCSQNIQVALDLRGVPRDEARRIADATLGEVGLGGKVGEMPARLSGGQKQRLAVARALAGSPMVMLADEPTAALDSTNGLMIMSLLRDLAHAGGRAVVVVTHDDRIMPFADRVVHIEDGRIKETE; encoded by the coding sequence ATGGAAGCCAGAACCCTCCTTGAAGTGCACGGCGTGAGTATGGTCTTCGGCGCCGGAGAGAACGCACAGTACGCCCTGCGCGACGTGCATCTCTCGGTGCGCGACGGCGAGGTGCTCATGCTGCGCGGCCCCTCCGGCAGCGGCAAGACCACCCTGCTGTCCATCATGGGCGGCATCCTCTCCCCCACCGAGGGCACGCTGACCGTGGACGGCACCCCCATGACCGGTCTTTCGGCCGAGGCGCGTTCGGCCCTGCGGCTGAAGCACTTCGGCTTCATCTTCCAGGACTACAACCTCTTTCCCACGCTGACCTGTTCACAGAACATACAGGTGGCCCTCGACCTGCGCGGCGTGCCGCGTGACGAGGCAAGGCGCATCGCCGACGCCACCCTCGGCGAGGTGGGGCTTGGCGGCAAGGTGGGCGAGATGCCGGCGCGACTCAGCGGCGGGCAGAAGCAGCGGCTGGCGGTGGCGCGCGCCCTTGCGGGGTCGCCCATGGTGATGCTTGCCGACGAACCCACGGCGGCCCTCGACTCCACCAACGGGCTGATGATCATGTCGCTGTTGCGCGACCTCGCGCACGCGGGCGGGCGGGCGGTGGTGGTGGTCACCCACGACGACCGCATCATGCCCTTCGCAGACCGTGTGGTGCACATCGAAGACGGAAGAATCAAGGAAACGGAGTGA
- a CDS encoding ABC transporter permease → MILEIAFRNLFHDRVRLAVTLTGIVFAVVLVTIQCGLFLGFITTISGVVDNSRADLWVTSKGVKTFDIAMPMPESRVQQVLGVEGVADAAGMVVDFAFWKKPDGGQESIEIVAFESRKGMGGPWNMVEGDVSRLDADDAVIMDALYMDKLGVRALGEQVEIVAHGARVMGFTMGIRSFTTSPYVFTDYRNGHLYSRFAPGQVTYVLVKAAPGVDMEDLRARIAARVAHVDVFTTGEFSQKTREYWMLSTGAGGALVLAAVLGLVVGMVIVAQTLYATTMDHLPEFATLKAMGAPDGYVLRIIMGQAVISAVLGYGLGMVICFGIAYLRRYGETAILVSAPLAAGMFVLTLVMCIAASVISIRKVLVIDPAIVFKGR, encoded by the coding sequence ATGATCCTTGAGATAGCCTTCCGCAACCTCTTCCACGACAGGGTGCGCCTTGCCGTGACGCTCACGGGCATCGTCTTCGCGGTGGTGCTGGTGACCATCCAGTGCGGGCTGTTCCTCGGCTTCATCACCACCATCTCGGGCGTGGTCGACAACAGCAGGGCCGACCTGTGGGTGACCTCGAAGGGCGTGAAGACCTTCGACATCGCCATGCCCATGCCCGAAAGCCGCGTGCAGCAGGTGCTCGGCGTGGAGGGCGTCGCCGACGCCGCAGGCATGGTGGTGGACTTCGCCTTCTGGAAGAAGCCCGACGGCGGGCAGGAATCCATCGAGATCGTCGCCTTCGAGAGTCGCAAGGGCATGGGCGGCCCGTGGAACATGGTCGAGGGCGACGTGTCGCGCCTCGACGCCGACGACGCCGTGATCATGGACGCCCTCTACATGGACAAGCTGGGCGTGCGCGCCCTCGGCGAACAGGTGGAGATCGTCGCACACGGGGCGCGGGTGATGGGGTTCACCATGGGCATACGCTCGTTCACCACCTCGCCCTACGTGTTCACCGACTACCGCAACGGGCATCTCTATTCGCGCTTCGCGCCGGGGCAGGTCACCTATGTGCTGGTGAAGGCCGCCCCCGGCGTGGACATGGAGGACTTGCGCGCCCGCATCGCCGCACGGGTGGCGCATGTGGACGTGTTCACCACCGGCGAGTTCAGCCAGAAGACCCGCGAATACTGGATGCTCAGCACCGGGGCGGGCGGTGCGCTGGTGCTGGCGGCAGTGCTTGGCCTCGTGGTGGGCATGGTCATCGTGGCCCAGACCCTCTATGCCACCACCATGGACCACCTGCCCGAATTCGCCACGCTCAAGGCCATGGGCGCGCCCGACGGCTACGTCCTGCGCATCATCATGGGTCAGGCGGTCATCAGCGCGGTACTCGGCTACGGTCTCGGCATGGTCATCTGTTTCGGCATCGCCTACCTGCGACGGTACGGCGAGACGGCCATTCTGGTCTCGGCACCGCTGGCGGCGGGCATGTTCGTGCTGACGCTGGTCATGTGCATCGCGGCGTCGGTGATCTCCATCCGCAAGGTGCTGGTCATCGACCCCGCCATCGTCTTCAAGGGACGGTAG
- a CDS encoding sigma 54-interacting transcriptional regulator, with protein MRAQFETIARSSNADVNVLLQGETGTGKELFARAIHRMSQRRGGPLITVDCASLPEHLVESLLFGYSQGAFTGAAKSRVGLIRQADGGTLFLDEVSELPMSLQKKFLRVLQERRYRPVGGGSEESSDFRLVAATNKDLQEMVREGTFRDDLLYRISTMRVLLPPLRERGLDIIEIAEHLLQSRAESNGGKVWQMSAEFRARLLAHPWPGNVRELVNVIDCTLAVAGDGDMLFAEHLPATIHAGMLPQSSRPWQGRTPARRSTDVGHHGMHDRAGKMAHGVANGAAPSHASHGPSQGPSHGRQHDTADEAAAYATHVGGAHPDALPSFREARREALEAFEHAYLATLYEAVGGDIRQACSLSNLSRTRLYELLRKHAIME; from the coding sequence TTGCGTGCCCAGTTCGAGACCATCGCCCGCTCGTCCAATGCCGACGTGAACGTGCTGCTGCAAGGCGAGACGGGCACGGGCAAGGAACTCTTCGCCCGCGCCATCCACCGCATGAGCCAGCGCCGGGGCGGCCCGCTCATCACCGTGGACTGCGCCTCGCTGCCCGAACACCTCGTGGAGAGCCTGCTCTTCGGCTACTCGCAGGGGGCGTTCACCGGGGCGGCCAAATCGCGGGTGGGCCTCATCAGGCAGGCTGACGGCGGCACGCTCTTCCTCGATGAGGTCAGCGAACTGCCCATGTCGCTCCAGAAGAAGTTCCTGCGCGTGTTGCAGGAGAGGCGCTATCGCCCGGTGGGTGGCGGCAGTGAAGAGTCGAGCGACTTCAGGCTGGTGGCGGCCACCAACAAGGACCTTCAGGAGATGGTGCGCGAGGGCACGTTCCGCGACGACCTGCTGTACCGCATCAGCACCATGCGCGTGCTGCTGCCGCCGTTGCGCGAACGCGGTCTGGACATCATCGAGATAGCCGAACACCTGCTCCAGTCGCGGGCCGAATCCAACGGCGGCAAGGTCTGGCAGATGTCGGCGGAGTTCAGGGCGAGGCTTCTCGCCCATCCGTGGCCCGGTAACGTGCGTGAACTGGTCAACGTCATCGACTGCACCCTCGCCGTGGCTGGCGATGGCGACATGCTCTTCGCCGAACACCTGCCCGCCACCATCCACGCCGGAATGCTCCCGCAGAGCAGCCGCCCGTGGCAGGGGCGCACGCCCGCGCGCCGTTCGACCGACGTCGGCCATCACGGAATGCATGACCGGGCGGGCAAGATGGCGCACGGCGTCGCGAACGGCGCAGCACCGTCCCATGCCTCCCATGGCCCGTCGCAGGGCCCGTCGCACGGCAGACAGCACGACACGGCGGACGAAGCCGCTGCCTACGCCACGCACGTCGGGGGGGCGCACCCCGATGCCCTGCCCTCGTTCCGCGAGGCGCGGCGCGAGGCGCTGGAGGCGTTCGAACATGCGTACCTCGCGACCCTGTACGAGGCCGTGGGGGGCGACATCAGGCAGGCGTGTTCGCTGTCGAACCTTTCGCGGACGAGGCTGTACGAACTGCTGCGGAAACATGCTATCATGGAATAA
- a CDS encoding DNA-binding transcriptional response regulator, whose product MANVLLIGHQPDLYMHLSRLFADGGHSLKVVSSLEDGIRHCRASSCQLVVLEEGMDNALEGIPRLRSTQAAPQVVVVAERYNPERGKAALLSGALNYMPKGKAPRAITTLLERLPSFGGNGAEGPDLRDFGIFGSPPRCVPSSRPSPARPMPT is encoded by the coding sequence ATGGCCAACGTACTGCTCATCGGGCACCAGCCTGATCTGTACATGCATCTTTCGCGCCTGTTCGCCGATGGCGGGCATAGCCTCAAGGTCGTCTCATCGCTTGAGGACGGCATCAGGCATTGCCGCGCGTCGTCGTGCCAGCTTGTCGTCCTTGAAGAGGGCATGGACAACGCGCTCGAAGGCATCCCGAGGCTGCGCTCCACACAGGCGGCCCCGCAGGTGGTCGTCGTGGCCGAACGGTACAACCCCGAGCGTGGCAAGGCGGCCCTGCTGAGCGGCGCACTCAACTACATGCCCAAGGGCAAGGCCCCGCGCGCCATCACGACGCTGCTCGAGCGGCTGCCCTCCTTCGGCGGCAACGGGGCCGAAGGGCCGGACTTGCGCGACTTCGGCATCTTCGGCAGTCCGCCGCGTTGCGTGCCCAGTTCGAGACCATCGCCCGCTCGTCCAATGCCGACGTGA